The following are encoded in a window of Peromyscus eremicus chromosome 12, PerEre_H2_v1, whole genome shotgun sequence genomic DNA:
- the Tbx1 gene encoding T-box transcription factor TBX1 isoform X1 codes for MISAVSSPWLTQLSHFCDVAAFAASSLSGLGAPSPGADPFGPREPPPPRYDPCAAAPGAPGPPPPRAYPFAPAPGAASSSAAEPEGPGATRAAAAKAPVKKNPKVASVSVQLEMKALWDEFNQLGTEMIVTKAGRRMFPTFQVKLFGMDPMADYMLLMDFVPVDDKRYRYAFHSSSWLVAGKADPATPGRVHYHPDSPAKGAQWMKQIVSFDKLKLTNNLLDDNGHIILNSMHRYQPRFHVVYVDPRKDSEKYAEENFKTFVFEETRFTAVTAYQNHRITQLKIASNPFAKGFRDCDPEDWPRNHRPGALPLVSAFARSRNPVASPTQPNGAEKDAAEARREFDRDSGPAALGDAAHPPQLLARVLSPALPGSGGLVPLPGASGGRHSPPHPELRLEAPGASEPLHHHPYKYPAAAYDHYLGAKSRPAPYPLPGLRGHGYHPHAHPHAHPHHHHHPAVNPAAAAAAAAAAAAANVYSSAAAPPGAYDYCPR; via the exons ATGATCTCCGCCGTGTCCAGCCCGTGGCTCACGCAGCTCTCGCACTTCTGCGACGTTGCAGCCTTCGCGGCCAGCAGCCTGAGCGGCCTGGGAGCCCCGTCGCCTGGCGCCGACCCGTTCGGCCCGCGCGAGCCGCCGCCTCCGCGCTACGACCCGTGCGCCGCCGCCCCCGGCGCCCCgggcccgccgccgccgcgcgcCTACCCGTTCGCGCCCGCTCCCGGGGCGGCCAGCAGCTCGGCGGCGGAGCCGGAGGGTCCGGGGGCCACCCGCGCGGCCGCCGCCAAGGCGCCGGTGAAGAAGAACCCGAAGGTGGCCAGCGTGAGCGTGCAGCTGGAGATGAAGGCGCTGTGGGACGAGTTCAATCAGCTGGGCACCGAGATGATCGTCACCAAGGCGGGCAG GCGAATGTTTCCCACCTTCCAAGTGAAGCTCTTTGGAATGGACCCCATGGCTGACTACATGCTGCTCATGGACTTTGTGCCCGTGGATGACAAGCGCTACCG GTACGCCTTCCATAGCTCCTCCTGGCTGGTGGCAGGCAAGGCAGACCCTGCCACACCTGGCCGAGTGCACTACCACCCTGACTCTCCGGCGAAGGGCGCACAGTGGATGAAGCAGATCGTGTCTTTCGACAAGCTGAAGCTGACCAATAACCTGCTGGATGACAATGGCCAC ATTATTCTCAACTCCATGCACAGATACCAGCCCCGCTTCCATGTTGTCTACGTGGACCCTCGCAAGGACAGCGAGAAATATGCAGAGGAGAACTTCAAAACCTTTGTATTTGAGGAGACGCGCTTCACTGCAGTCACCGCCTACCAGAACCACCGG ATCACGCAGCTTAAGATTGCCAGCAATCCCTTCGCCAAAGGCTTCCGGGACTGCGACCCCGAGGACTG GCCCCGGAACCACCGCCCCGGAGCGCTGCCGCTTGTGAGTGCCTTTGCTCGCTCTCGGAACCCCGTGGCTTCCCCGACGCAGCCCAACGGCGCGGAGAAAG ACGCGGCAGAAGCCCGGCGAGAGTTCGATCGTGACTCCGGACCCGCAGCGCTCGGCGACGCCGCGCACCCGCCGCAGCTGCTGGCGCGCGTGCTGAGCCCCGCACTGCCCGGGTCTGGCGGCCTCGTCCCACTACCCGGAGCGTCCGGAGGCCGGCATAGCCCCCCGCACCCCGAGCTGCGCCTAGAGGCGCCGGGCGCGTCCGAGCCGCTGCATCACCATCCCTACAAGTACCCGGCCGCCGCCTACGACCACTACCTCGGGGCCAAGAGCCGGCCGGCGCCCTACCCGCTGCCCGGCCTGCGCGGCCACGGCTACCATCCGCACGCGCACCCACACGCGCAcccgcaccaccaccaccaccccgcggTGAACCcggccgccgctgccgccgccgccgcagcagcagcagcagccaacgTGTACTCGTCGGCGGCCGCGCCGCCTGGTGCCTACGACTACTGCCCCAGATAG
- the Tbx1 gene encoding T-box transcription factor TBX1 isoform X2, with protein sequence MDARSPLSARASAFSIASLVAAEASEGTAHRGPRPSDWAKLRRLPGSPAGMHFSTVTRDMEAFAASSLSGLGAPSPGADPFGPREPPPPRYDPCAAAPGAPGPPPPRAYPFAPAPGAASSSAAEPEGPGATRAAAAKAPVKKNPKVASVSVQLEMKALWDEFNQLGTEMIVTKAGRRMFPTFQVKLFGMDPMADYMLLMDFVPVDDKRYRYAFHSSSWLVAGKADPATPGRVHYHPDSPAKGAQWMKQIVSFDKLKLTNNLLDDNGHIILNSMHRYQPRFHVVYVDPRKDSEKYAEENFKTFVFEETRFTAVTAYQNHRITQLKIASNPFAKGFRDCDPEDWPRNHRPGALPLVSAFARSRNPVASPTQPNGAEKDAAEARREFDRDSGPAALGDAAHPPQLLARVLSPALPGSGGLVPLPGASGGRHSPPHPELRLEAPGASEPLHHHPYKYPAAAYDHYLGAKSRPAPYPLPGLRGHGYHPHAHPHAHPHHHHHPAVNPAAAAAAAAAAAAANVYSSAAAPPGAYDYCPR encoded by the exons ATGGACGCGCGGAGCCCGCTGTCTGCCCGGGCCAGCGCGTTCAGCATCGCCTCTCTTGTTGCAGCCGAGGCCTCGGAGGGCACCGCCCACCGGGGCCCCAGGCCCTCGGACTGGGCGAAACTTCGCCGGCTACCAGGATCCCCAGCCGGGATGCACTTCAGCACAGTCACCAGGGACATGGAAG CCTTCGCGGCCAGCAGCCTGAGCGGCCTGGGAGCCCCGTCGCCTGGCGCCGACCCGTTCGGCCCGCGCGAGCCGCCGCCTCCGCGCTACGACCCGTGCGCCGCCGCCCCCGGCGCCCCgggcccgccgccgccgcgcgcCTACCCGTTCGCGCCCGCTCCCGGGGCGGCCAGCAGCTCGGCGGCGGAGCCGGAGGGTCCGGGGGCCACCCGCGCGGCCGCCGCCAAGGCGCCGGTGAAGAAGAACCCGAAGGTGGCCAGCGTGAGCGTGCAGCTGGAGATGAAGGCGCTGTGGGACGAGTTCAATCAGCTGGGCACCGAGATGATCGTCACCAAGGCGGGCAG GCGAATGTTTCCCACCTTCCAAGTGAAGCTCTTTGGAATGGACCCCATGGCTGACTACATGCTGCTCATGGACTTTGTGCCCGTGGATGACAAGCGCTACCG GTACGCCTTCCATAGCTCCTCCTGGCTGGTGGCAGGCAAGGCAGACCCTGCCACACCTGGCCGAGTGCACTACCACCCTGACTCTCCGGCGAAGGGCGCACAGTGGATGAAGCAGATCGTGTCTTTCGACAAGCTGAAGCTGACCAATAACCTGCTGGATGACAATGGCCAC ATTATTCTCAACTCCATGCACAGATACCAGCCCCGCTTCCATGTTGTCTACGTGGACCCTCGCAAGGACAGCGAGAAATATGCAGAGGAGAACTTCAAAACCTTTGTATTTGAGGAGACGCGCTTCACTGCAGTCACCGCCTACCAGAACCACCGG ATCACGCAGCTTAAGATTGCCAGCAATCCCTTCGCCAAAGGCTTCCGGGACTGCGACCCCGAGGACTG GCCCCGGAACCACCGCCCCGGAGCGCTGCCGCTTGTGAGTGCCTTTGCTCGCTCTCGGAACCCCGTGGCTTCCCCGACGCAGCCCAACGGCGCGGAGAAAG ACGCGGCAGAAGCCCGGCGAGAGTTCGATCGTGACTCCGGACCCGCAGCGCTCGGCGACGCCGCGCACCCGCCGCAGCTGCTGGCGCGCGTGCTGAGCCCCGCACTGCCCGGGTCTGGCGGCCTCGTCCCACTACCCGGAGCGTCCGGAGGCCGGCATAGCCCCCCGCACCCCGAGCTGCGCCTAGAGGCGCCGGGCGCGTCCGAGCCGCTGCATCACCATCCCTACAAGTACCCGGCCGCCGCCTACGACCACTACCTCGGGGCCAAGAGCCGGCCGGCGCCCTACCCGCTGCCCGGCCTGCGCGGCCACGGCTACCATCCGCACGCGCACCCACACGCGCAcccgcaccaccaccaccaccccgcggTGAACCcggccgccgctgccgccgccgccgcagcagcagcagcagccaacgTGTACTCGTCGGCGGCCGCGCCGCCTGGTGCCTACGACTACTGCCCCAGATAG
- the Gp1bb gene encoding platelet glycoprotein Ib beta chain, which yields MGSRPRGALSLLLLLLARPSLPAAGCPAPCSCAGTLVDCGRRGLTWASLPAAFPPDTTELVLTGNNLTALPPGLLDALPALRAAHLGANPWRCDCRLLPLRAWLAGRPERAPYRDLRCVAPPALRGRLLPYVAEEELRAACAPGLLCWGALVAQVALLVLGLLHALLLALLLGRLRRLRARARAHAFRELSLTTPLVAEPAGAVAS from the exons ATGGGCTCCC GGCCGCGCGGGGCGCTGagcctgctgcttctgctgctagCGCGGCCCAGCCTCCCAGCCGCAGGCTGCCCCGCGCCGTGCAGCTGCGCAGGGACGCTCGTGGACTGTGGGCGCCGCGGACTGACCTGGGCCTCGCTGCCCGCTGCCTTCCCTCCCGACACCACCGAACTGGTGCTGACCGGCAACAACTTGACGGCACTGCCGCCCGGGCTTCTGGATGCGCTCCCTGCGCTGCGCGCAGCGCACCTGGGTGCCAACCCCTGGCGCTGCGACTGCCGCTTACTGCCGCTGCGCGCCTGGCTGGCCGGCCGCCCCGAACGCGCGCCCTACCGCGACCTGCGCTGTGTCGCGCCTCCGGCGCTGCGCGGCCGCTTGCTGCCCTACGTGGCAGAGGAAGAGCTGCGGGCAGCGTGCGCGCCCGGCCTGCTCTGCTGGGGGGCTCTGGTGGCGCAGGTCGCGCTGCTGGTCCTCGGGCTGCTACACGCGCTGCTGCTGGCGCTCCTACTGGGTCGCCTGCGGAGgctgcgtgcgcgcgcgcgcgcccacGCCTTCCGCGAGTTATCGCTCACAACCCCGCTGGTGGCCGAGCCGGCCGGAGCCGTTGCATCCTAA